A portion of the Desulfomonilia bacterium genome contains these proteins:
- a CDS encoding FkbM family methyltransferase, translated as MTTRLEHKIENNPSADFPSKIVRVCITSRDASYPVVIPINEVFRINEIFHEHTYSIMQLNSRNKPSKIIDVGANIGLFAIYMKCLNPENVIHCFEPSPSTFSLLEENVGSIKGINIYPYGLFNSECVATMYLNNENTGENSIKSGSTRASNFNPHFALAI; from the coding sequence ATGACAACAAGACTCGAACATAAAATTGAGAACAACCCGTCAGCTGATTTCCCATCAAAGATTGTCAGGGTCTGTATCACCTCAAGAGATGCCTCTTATCCAGTTGTAATACCAATTAATGAAGTTTTCAGGATAAATGAAATCTTCCATGAGCACACATATTCCATCATGCAGCTGAACAGCCGGAATAAACCCTCAAAAATTATCGATGTCGGGGCAAATATCGGTTTGTTCGCCATATACATGAAATGTCTAAATCCAGAGAATGTCATCCATTGCTTTGAACCTTCTCCAAGCACATTCAGCCTGCTTGAGGAAAATGTGGGCAGTATAAAAGGCATCAACATCTATCCTTATGGCCTGTTTAATTCCGAATGTGTTGCCACGATGTATCTGAACAATGAAAACACGGGAGAAAACTCAATAAAGTCGGGTTCAACCAGGGCTTCAAATTTTAACCCACATTTTGCGTTAGCCATATGA